A part of Camelus ferus isolate YT-003-E chromosome 6, BCGSAC_Cfer_1.0, whole genome shotgun sequence genomic DNA contains:
- the TMEM253 gene encoding transmembrane protein 253 isoform X1 produces the protein MEERAGQQEQERPSLRLERLQHWARHRQSGHLLVLAVSQLWLAVAVVPFAISVACLNSACHVATALPLGPGLFGLLTGIVTLELRRAPRLWKVQAMMIFNTFNLILGFIALVVEVLKTALMSSPAVPSQLAGLLVMELSAEAFTLGGVLVSAYSLFLLSQRKPGCFRSQSLHYQELQEGLSELEEVPDLENGPTAVSTADRTNE, from the exons ATGGAGGAGAGAGCTGGTCAGCAAGAGCAAGAAAGACCCAGCCTTCGTCTGGAAAGGCTACAGCACTGGGCGAGGCATAGGCAGAGTGGGCACCTCTTGGTGCTGGCG GTGAGCCAGCTATGGCTGGCAGTGGCTGTGGTGCCCTTTGCTATCTCAGTTGCCTGCCTGAACTCTGCATGTCACGTGGCCACAGCACTGCCACTTGGACCTGGACTATTT GGTCTCCTCACTGGGATTGTTACCCTTGAGCTGCGCAGAGCACCCCGTCTCTGGAAG GTGCAGGCCATGATGATATTCAACACCTTCAATCTGATCTTGGGCTTCATTGCACTGGTGGTTGAGGTGCTGAAGACAGCCTTGATGTCCTCCCCAGCTGTCCCCTCCCAG CTAGCCGGCTTGCTGGTGATGGAGCTCAGCGCTGAGGCGTTCACCCTAGGCGGAGTGCTGGTCTCAGCATACTCCCTATTCCTGCTGAGCCAGAGGAAGCCAGGATGCTTCAGGAGCCAGAGTCTGCACTaccaggagctgcaggag GGTCTCTCGGAGTTGGAAGAAGTTCCTGATTTAGAGAATGGTCCCACGGCAGTTAGCACAGCAGACAGAACAAATGAGTGA
- the TMEM253 gene encoding transmembrane protein 253 isoform X2, which yields MEERAGQQEQERPSLRLERLQHWARHRQSGHLLVLAVSQLWLAVAVVPFAISVACLNSACHVATALPLGPGLFGLLTGIVTLELRRAPRLWKLAGLLVMELSAEAFTLGGVLVSAYSLFLLSQRKPGCFRSQSLHYQELQEGLSELEEVPDLENGPTAVSTADRTNE from the exons ATGGAGGAGAGAGCTGGTCAGCAAGAGCAAGAAAGACCCAGCCTTCGTCTGGAAAGGCTACAGCACTGGGCGAGGCATAGGCAGAGTGGGCACCTCTTGGTGCTGGCG GTGAGCCAGCTATGGCTGGCAGTGGCTGTGGTGCCCTTTGCTATCTCAGTTGCCTGCCTGAACTCTGCATGTCACGTGGCCACAGCACTGCCACTTGGACCTGGACTATTT GGTCTCCTCACTGGGATTGTTACCCTTGAGCTGCGCAGAGCACCCCGTCTCTGGAAG CTAGCCGGCTTGCTGGTGATGGAGCTCAGCGCTGAGGCGTTCACCCTAGGCGGAGTGCTGGTCTCAGCATACTCCCTATTCCTGCTGAGCCAGAGGAAGCCAGGATGCTTCAGGAGCCAGAGTCTGCACTaccaggagctgcaggag GGTCTCTCGGAGTTGGAAGAAGTTCCTGATTTAGAGAATGGTCCCACGGCAGTTAGCACAGCAGACAGAACAAATGAGTGA
- the ZNF219 gene encoding zinc finger protein 219 — protein sequence MEGSRPRAPGGHLAPSPPAFDGELDLQRYSNGPGVSAGSPGMGAVGWSESRAGERRFPCPVCGKRFRFNSILALHLRAHPGAQAFQCPHCGHRAAQRALLRSHLRTHQPERPRSPAARLLLELEERALLREARLGRPRSSGGLPATPATEGLARPQAPSSSAFRCPFCKGKFRTAAERERHLHILHRPWKCGLCSFGSSQEEELLHHSLTAHGAPERPLATTSAAPQPQPPPQPEPRSVPEPPEPEPEREATPAPAPAAPEEPPAPPEFRCQVCGQSFTQSWFLKGHMRKHKASFDHACPVCGRCFKEPWFLKNHMKVHTSKLGPLRAPGPGSGPARAPQPPDLGLLAYEPLGPALLLAPAPTPAERREPPSLLGYLSLRAGEARPNGEGAEPGAGRSFGGFRPLPSALPARARRHRAEEPDEEEEVVEAEEETWARNRALGPLASLPPRPSEGPGHSAPAAGTQARSTTTTQEENGLLVGGSRPEGGRGATGKDCPFCGKSFRSAHHLKVHLRVHTGERPYKCPHCDYAGTQSGSLKYHLQRHHREQKSGAGPGPPPEPPPPSQRGSAQPSGAKPTPQPATWAEGTASPRPPSSGSAPASRRKPSSPGRTLRNGRGGEAEPLDLSLRAGPGGEAGPGGALHRCLFCPFATGAPELMALHLQVHHSRRARGRRPPQADASPPYTRASSGENPPSPPQEGEEGPGLLRSGEAGLGGQER from the exons ATGGAG GGCTCACGTCCCCGCGCCCCGGGCGGCCACCTAGCGCCGTCGCCACCGGCCTTCGACGGCGAACTGGATCTGCAGCGCTACTCCAACGGGCCAGGCGTGAGCGCCGGGTCTCCGGGAATGGGAGCAGTGGGCTGGTCTGAGAGTCGCGCAGGCGAACGGCGCTTCCCCTGTCCTGTATGTGGGAAGCGCTTCCGCTTCAACTCCATCCTGGCTTTGCACCTGCGGGCGCACCCAGGCGCCCAGGCCTTCCAGTGCCCGCACTGCGGCCACCGCGCGGCGCAGCGGGCCCTGCTGCGCTCGCACCTGCGCACGCACCAGCCCGAGCGCCCGCGTAGCCCTGCCGCGCGCCTGTTGCTGGAGTTGGAGGAGCGCGCCCTACTGCGGGAGGCCCGGCTGGGGAGACCCCGAAGCTCAGGGGGCCTGCCGGCCACTCCTGCCACTGAGGGCCTGGCGCGGCCCCAGGCTCCATCTTCGTCCGCCTTCCGTTGCCCCTTCTGCAAAGGCAAGTTTCGCACCGCGGCCGAGCGCGAACGCCACCTGCACATTCTGCACAGGCCCTGGAAGTGCGGCCTGTGCAGTTTCGGCtccagccaggaggaggagctgctgcaCCACAGCCTGACGGCCCACGGAGCTCCTGAGCGACCCCTGGCGACCACCTCGGCTGcgccccagcctcagcctccaccccagcctgAACCCAGATCCGTCCCTGAGCCCCCTGAGCCTGAGCCCGAACGTGAGGCAACCCCCGCCCCCGCGCCTGCTGCTCCCGAGGAGCCCCCTGCGCCTCCGGAGTTCCGCTGTCAAGTGTGTGGCCAGAGCTTTACACAGTCCTGGTTTCTCAAGGGTCACATGCGCAAGCACAAGGCCTCCTTTGATCATGCGTGTCCTGTGTGTGGCCGCTGcttcaaggagccctggttccttaaGAACCACATGAAGGTGCACACCAGCAAGCTTGGTCCACTGCGTGCCCCGGGGCCTGGTTCTGGGCCTGCCAGGGCCCCCCAGCCTCCTGACCTGGGCCTGCTGGCCTATGAGCCCCTGGGCCCTGCGCTCCTCTTGGCCCCGGCGCCCACCCCGGCTGAACGCCGTGAGCCTCCAAGCCTTCTGGGCTACCTGAGCCTGCGAGCTGGCGAGGCCCGGCCCAATGGTGAGGGCGCTGAGCCTGGGGCTGGCCGCAGCTTTGGAGGCTTCCGCCCACTCCCCTCTGCTCTCCCGGCCCGGGCTCGCCGGCACCGTGCGGAGGAACCAGACgaggaagaggaggtggtggaagcagaggaagagacCTGGGCCCGGAACAGGGCGCTGGGCCCTCTGGCCTCACTGCCCCCACGCCCAAGCGAGGGCCCAGGGCACTCTGCGCCTGCTGCGGGGACCCAGGCAAGGTCCACCACCACCACGCAGG AAGAGAATGGCCTCTTAGTTGGAGGGAGCCGGCCTGAAGGGGGTCGGGGTGCCACTGGCAAGGATTGCCCCTTCTGCGGAAAATCATTCCGCTCAGCGCATCACCTCAAAGTGCACCTGCGAGTGCACACAG GCGAGCGCCCCTACAAGTGTCCGCACTGCGACTACGCAGGCACCCAGTCCGGCTCGCTCAAGTATCACCTGCAGCGCCACCACCGGGAACAGAAGAGCGGGGCCGGCCCCGGGCCGCCCCCAGAGCCGCCGCCCCCTTCCCAACGGGGTTCGGCCCAGCCCTCGGGAGCCAAGCCGACTCCGCAGCCTGCGACCTGGGCGGAGGGCACGGCGAGCCCCCGGCCTCCTTCAAGCGGCTCTGCGCCTGCGTCCCGTCGCAAGCCCTCCAGTCCTGGGAGGACCCTGCGCAACGGGCGAGGCGGTGAGGCCGAACCCCTGGACCTGTCCCtgcgggcagggccaggaggcGAGGCTGGGCCGGGGGGGGCCCTCCACCGATGCCTTTTCTGCCCCTTCGCCACTGGAGCCCCCGAGCTCATGGCCTTGCACCTGCAAGTGCACCACAGCCGCAGGGCTAGGGGCCGCAGGCCGCCCCAGGCCGATGCATCCCCGCCCTATACTCGAGCATCGTCAGGAGAGAACCCCCCCAGTCCTccacaggaaggggaggaggggcctgggctgtTGAGATCAGGAGAGGCTGGGCTTGGGGGGCAAGAAAGGTAG